From a single Pseudobutyrivibrio xylanivorans genomic region:
- a CDS encoding helix-turn-helix domain-containing protein produces the protein MSYTKYGEFVRVLRIKHHEVMGDMAEILGASLPFISAVENGKKNVPADWVSKLVDHYHLTASEKEELEEAIEESRAQYRIDSKKAGNVQRKAVLAFARAFDDLDDDTAMKIMELLSKKEDTSK, from the coding sequence ATGTCATATACAAAATATGGTGAATTTGTACGTGTGTTAAGAATCAAGCATCATGAAGTAATGGGCGATATGGCTGAAATACTTGGAGCTTCATTGCCATTTATTTCAGCCGTGGAAAATGGTAAGAAGAATGTTCCTGCTGATTGGGTTTCCAAACTTGTTGACCATTATCACCTTACAGCAAGTGAAAAGGAGGAATTAGAAGAAGCTATTGAAGAGTCAAGGGCGCAATATAGAATTGATTCTAAAAAGGCGGGGAATGTGCAGAGAAAAGCTGTGTTAGCTTTTGCCAGAGCTTTTGATGATTTGGACGATGATACGGCAATGAAAATCATGGAATTATTGAGCAA
- the rpsI gene encoding 30S ribosomal protein S9 — translation MAKNTTKYYGTGRRKSSVARVYLVPGTGKITINKRDIDEYLGLETLKVVVRQPLVATGTVEKFDVIVNVKGGGYTGQAGAIRHGISRALLEVDAEYRPTLKAAGFLTRDPRMKERKKYGLKAARRAPQFSKR, via the coding sequence ATGGCTAAGAATACAACAAAGTATTACGGAACTGGTAGAAGAAAGTCTTCAGTTGCTAGAGTATATCTTGTACCTGGAACAGGCAAGATCACAATAAATAAGAGAGATATCGACGAGTACCTTGGTCTTGAGACTTTAAAGGTAGTTGTTCGTCAGCCACTTGTAGCTACAGGTACTGTAGAGAAGTTTGACGTTATCGTTAACGTTAAGGGTGGCGGATACACTGGCCAGGCTGGTGCTATCAGACACGGTATTTCACGTGCACTCCTTGAGGTAGATGCTGAGTACAGACCTACACTTAAGGCTGCAGGATTCCTCACAAGAGATCCACGTATGAAGGAGCGTAAGAAGTACGGCTTAAAGGCTGCTCGTCGCGCACCTCAGTTCTCTAAGAGATAA